One Maribacter dokdonensis DSW-8 genomic region harbors:
- a CDS encoding pyridoxal phosphate-dependent decarboxylase family protein — MHKKLLQQVYSSSDFNTNGHALIDQLTAHLEDKLNGKSPNAIHWNDPEDELQFWKDFLYHGNSKNLFQEINKRTTHIHHPHYLGHQVSPPAPITALTGLLSSLLNNGTAVYEMGMSSNAIERIIIEVICNKIGFNNNAGGFLTSGGTLANLTALLSARKAITKKDIWNDGNQNQLGIMVSEEAHYCVDRAARIMGLGDQGIIKVPVTKDFAMDIHVLEAKYKEAQESEIEVFAIIGSAPSTATGIFDNLECISEFAQEHNIWFHVDGAHGGAGIFSEKYKHTLKGIAQADSVVIDGHKMMMMPALTTALLFKDEKNAKATFSQKADYLLTDSEHEDWYNSGKRTFECTKNMMAIHWFTLLKLYGEEVFDANVTLLYDLGSLFADIIEAEPNFELALRPMSNIVCFRYVNPNFNFEEQNNLNIKIRQYLLEDGEFYIVQTKLKNVHFLRVTVMNPFSTEEHFKALIHKIKAYVMR; from the coding sequence ATGCATAAAAAATTACTCCAACAAGTGTATTCATCCTCTGACTTTAACACCAACGGGCACGCACTTATAGACCAGTTGACCGCTCATTTAGAGGATAAATTAAATGGAAAATCCCCAAATGCCATTCATTGGAACGACCCTGAGGATGAACTCCAGTTTTGGAAGGATTTTCTATATCACGGAAATAGCAAGAATTTGTTCCAGGAAATCAACAAACGTACCACGCACATTCACCATCCACATTACCTTGGTCATCAGGTGAGTCCTCCAGCCCCAATTACCGCACTCACAGGATTATTGAGTTCGCTATTAAATAACGGTACTGCGGTATATGAAATGGGCATGTCTTCCAATGCTATTGAACGCATTATCATTGAAGTGATTTGTAATAAAATTGGCTTTAATAATAATGCTGGAGGTTTTTTAACATCTGGTGGTACACTTGCCAATCTTACCGCATTATTAAGTGCTAGAAAAGCGATTACCAAAAAGGATATTTGGAATGATGGCAATCAAAATCAACTAGGTATAATGGTCAGTGAAGAAGCGCATTACTGTGTAGACCGTGCGGCAAGAATTATGGGTTTAGGGGATCAAGGCATAATTAAAGTACCCGTTACCAAAGATTTTGCAATGGACATCCATGTTTTAGAAGCTAAATATAAGGAAGCGCAAGAAAGCGAAATTGAGGTCTTTGCCATAATCGGTAGTGCTCCATCTACTGCTACAGGTATTTTTGATAATCTTGAGTGCATTTCTGAATTTGCCCAAGAACATAATATATGGTTTCATGTTGATGGTGCACATGGTGGTGCCGGTATTTTTTCTGAAAAATACAAGCATACGCTAAAAGGCATTGCTCAAGCAGATTCAGTAGTTATTGATGGTCACAAAATGATGATGATGCCAGCATTGACCACCGCCCTACTCTTTAAGGATGAAAAAAATGCCAAGGCTACATTTAGTCAAAAAGCGGATTACTTATTGACCGACTCAGAACATGAAGATTGGTACAATTCCGGCAAGCGTACCTTTGAATGCACAAAAAATATGATGGCCATACATTGGTTTACACTTCTAAAACTCTATGGTGAAGAAGTTTTTGATGCCAATGTTACCCTATTATATGATTTGGGTTCCTTATTTGCCGACATTATAGAGGCTGAACCTAATTTTGAACTGGCATTACGCCCAATGTCAAATATTGTATGTTTTAGATATGTAAACCCTAATTTCAATTTTGAAGAGCAAAACAATTTAAACATAAAAATTCGCCAGTATCTTTTAGAAGATGGCGAATTTTATATTGTACAGACCAAATTAAAAAATGTTCATTTCTTACGAGTAACCGTTATGAATCCGTTTTCAACGGAAGAACACTTTAAAGCCCTAATCCATAAAATTAAGGCTTATGTTATGAGGTAA